TGCGGAACGCTGTCCTCGGGAGCGGCGTCGGCAGGCACGGCGTCGGCGGGCTCGGAGCCCACGGGCTGGGCGTCGGCGGGAGAGGCGTCGGCAGGCTTTGCGTCGGCCGGCTCGGGGGCAGCCGGGACCTCGTCCGCAGGCACTGCGGGCACGGCGTCGGCCGGGCCCTCACCGACAGTCACCGCATCCGCCGGGATCGCGTCCGAGGGCACTGAATCTGCCGGGTCCTCATCCGCCGGCACCGCATCCGCCGGCACGGAGTCCTCAGGCTCGGCATCCTGCGGCACGGCCTCGTCCGTCTCCGCCTGCGGAGCCGCGTGCTCGGGAGCTTCCTCCTCCGGCGCGGTCACCGAGGGTTCCACGCCCTCGCTGTCGGCATCGTCGGAAGCAGGACCGTCCGCACCGGACACGCCAGCCGTATCCACGGCCACCGCCGCGTCGGAGGAGACGTCCTCGTCCCTGTTCTCGTCGGCGCCGGTGTCGGCGCTGGTGTCGGCGTCGGTGGGAGCCCCCTCGACGTCACCGCCGGATTCCTCGCCCGGCTCGGCCCCGTCACCCGGACCGGAAGCGGCCGCGCTGTCCTCGTCCCTGCTCTCTTCTTCGTCCTGGTCCTCGTCGGGCGCATCCAGCCGCGCCTCGGCCTCGGCGGCACGCTCCGCGATCTCCCGCTTCAGGGCGCCGGCGGAGAACCGCATCGTGGCACCGCTGTCCAGATCACCGTTCTCCGGCTCCGCGTCATCGGAAGCCGGAGTGGCCGGAGCCTGGGGCGTGGCCGGAGCAGCCGGAGCCTCCGCCGGAGCGGCCGGCGCCCACTGCGCCTGATACCCACCGACGGGGATGTTCGGCACAGCCGTAGGAGAGGCCGGATCCGCCGCAGGCGCCTCGCTCCGCTCCTGCGGCTGCGACCCCGATGACTGCGCTCCCTGCGACTGCGACCCCTGCGGCTCGAATCCCACCGGAAGCCTGGGCACGGCAGTCGGCCCTCCGGCATACGGCCCCCCGGCAGCAGGCGCGGGCGGCGTGAACGGCGTACCCGGTCCGGGCGCGGGAGGCGCGGGAGGCGTGAACGGAGCGCCCGGAGCAGGCGGCGGCGCGGGCGGTGTGAAAGGCGCCCCTGGAGCCGGAGAAGGAGCCGGTGCCGGAGAGGAGCCGGAAGCGTGCCCCTGCCCCTGCCTCGGAATGGACGACGCCCCACCGGAAGGATTGGCATGCGGCGGCGGAGTGAGCCCCGGCAGCGGCGGAACCGGCCCACTCGGCGCACCGGAACCCTGCGTCCCGGAACCCTGAGGCCCGGAACGCCCCTGCGGACGGGACCCCCCGGGCGCCCCGGAAGCACTGGAGTCCTCGGACGCACCCGCCCCCTGCCCCGAGCTCGAACTCCCCGAGGCGTTCTGCGTGTACCAGGCCGGCGGCGCGTAGTCGATGGTGAACTCGCCCGTCACCTCTGCCGCGGACTCCGCGTCGGGCTGGTCATCGCCGGGTGTCGCCCAGCCCCCGCGGTTCCCGTCCCGATCGCTGCTCACAGTGTTCCTCCTGGTGTGGTCGAGCACCCTCATGCCGTGCTGGGGCGACCCTTGCTTGTCGTCCGACGTCGTACGAAGTCGTTCTGAGGCATAACAGGGGTCGTCCGAGGTCGTCCGAATCCAGGCTCCCCCGCTCTCCCCCTGGGACGCCCACGCCTACTCACGGGTTCTGACGTCGCGCCCTGTCCCAGCCTAATCACCACAAGCCCCACCTCGGCAGGCCCGTCCACCCCCGAGCACCTGTCCACCTCGTCACAACCCGCTCAGAAGCTGCCCGGAAGTGACGTACACAGCACACACTTTGGTGAACAAACAGGGCGATTAGCGTGAAGAACCGCGAACCACCTTGCCGCGAAGGTGCCTTGAAACGACGAGGGGCGGCCGATCGCCGGCCGTCCCTCGTCGCGCTCCGCGGAAACCACCGCGACTACTGCCCGGCCTCCGCCTGCAGCCCCCCGTTGTGCGGCCCCGGCTCCAGATCGAACTCCCCGTCCCGCGCTCCCAGCACGAACGCCCGCCACTCCGCCTCGGTGTAGCGCAGCACCGTGTCCGGGTCGAGCGAGGACCGCATCGCCACCGCCCCCTCGGGCAGGTACGCGATCTCGACCCGCTCCTCGTGCTCCTCGGTGCCCGGCGCGCAGTGCCACTCGACACCGGAGATGTCGAGGGCGTAGAGCTCGTCCCGCTCCCGCTCCTTGCGTGCCTTGATCTCCTCAGCCGTCTCCGCCATGCCGTAGCGACCCCTTCCCGACGTACCGGTTCCGAACGTCCGGATCCCGACGTACAACGACGACGTACAACGACGACGTACAACGACGGCGTAAACGACGACGTACGAACGATCCGAACCTGCTCACCCTAGTGGCCCAGCCCGCCCCGTCCGGCAGGTTCGGGGACCAGCGCAAAGACGCCCCCGACCGCCTGGTACCCTGGTCGACGGCCGTTTGTGTACGCACCCCCGGAGCTCACCGCCCTGGAGGCCGCGCCCAGCGGATCCCCGCCTTCCGAGTCACGGAAGCTCCCCCGAGAAGCAGACCGGGGGCACTCGGTGGCCAGTCACAGACTATGAGGAGTACGCGTGTCGCTCGACGCCGCTACGAAGAAGCAGATCATGTCCGAGTTCGGTACCAAGGAGGGCGACACCGGCTCCCCCGAGGTCCAGGTCGCTCTGCTGTCGCGTCGGATCTCCGACCTGACCGAGCACCTCAAGACCCACAAGCACGACCACCACTCCCGTCGTGGTCTGCTGATCCTGGTCGGTCAGCGCCGCCGGCTGCTGCAGTACCTCGCCAAGAAGGACATCCAGCGCTTCCGTGCGCTGGTCGACCGCCTCGGCATCCGCCGCGGTGCGGCGGGCGCCAAGTAAGACGCCGTGAAGGGAGCGGTTCCCGGCAGAAAGGGGACCGCTCCCTTTGCTGTACGTGCGGAGTGTCACCGCAGCTTTGTACTGTGGTAGCACAACGCAATACGGACGACACAGCAAAACAAGAAGAGGAGAAGCGCGCCTAGCCGCCGCCGGTCCTCGGTAGTGGCCCCCGGGGGGAAGCCCCGGGTGCTTCGATCGAAGACCGGCCCGCACCGCACGGAGCGCTTCTCCGCCACCGTCCCCCTGCCACACGGGCAGCGTGGGACGAAAGACGACAAAGTAACGGAGAACATGCTAGTGGAGAACGAGACCCACTACGCCGAGGCTGTCATCGACAACGGCCCCTTCGGCACCCGCACCATCCGCTTCGAGACGGGCCGCCTGGCCAAGCAGGCCGCCGGCTCCGCCGTGGCGTACCTGGACGACGACACCATGGTGCTGTCGGCCACCACCGCCTCCAAGAACCCCAAGGACCAGCTCGACTTCTTCCCGCTCACGGTGGACGTCGAGGAACGGATGTACGCCGCCGGCAAGATCCCCGGCAGCTTCTTCCGCCGTGAGGGCCGGCCGTCCGAGGACGCGATCCTCACCTGCCGGCTGATCGACCGCCCGCTGCGCCCGTCCTTCAAGAAGGGCCTGCGCAACGAGATCCAGGTCGTCGCCACGATCATGGCGCTCAACCCCGACCACCTGTACGACGTCGTCGCGATCAACGCGGCCTCCGCGTCCACGCAGCTGGCCGGTCTGCCCTTCTCCGGCCCGATCGGCGGCGTCCGCGTCGCGCTGATCCGCGGTCAGTGGGTGGCCTTCCCGACGCACACCGAGCTCGAGGACGCCGTCTTCGACATGGTCGTCGCGGGCCGCGTCCTGGAGGACGGCGACGTCGCGATCATGATGGTCGAGGCCGAGGCCACCGAGAAGACCATCAAGCTCGTCGAGGGCGGCGCCGAGGCGCCCACCGAGGAGGTCGTCGCGGCCGGTCTGGACGCCGCGAAGCCCTTCATCAAGGTCCTGTGCAAGGCCCAGTCGGACCTCGCCTCCAAGGCGGCCAAGCCGACCGGCGAGTTCCCGATCTTCCTGGACCACCAGGACGACGTCCTGGAGGCGCTCACCGCCGCCGTCAAGCCGGAGCTCGCCCAGGCGCTCACCATCGCCGGCAAGCAGGAGCGCGAGGCCGAGCTGGACCGCGTCAAGCAGCTCGCCGCCGAGAAGCTCCTGCCGGAGTTCGAGGGCCGCGAGAAGGAGATCTCCGCCGCGTACCGCTCGCTGACCAAGACCCTGGTCCGGGAGCGCGTCATCAAGGAGAAGAAGCGCATCGACGGCCGCGGTGTCACCGACATCCGCACCCTGGCCGCCGAGGTCGAGGCCATCCCGCGGGTCCACGGCTCCGCGGTGTTCGAGCGCGGCGAGACCCAGATCCTGGGCGTCACGACGCTGAACATGCTCCGCATGGAGCAGCAGCTGGACACGCTCTCGCCGGTGACCCGCAAGCGCTACATGCACAACTACAACTTCCCGCCGTACTCCACCGGCGAGACCGGCCGAGTCGGCTCCCCGAAGCGCCGCGAGATCGGCCACGGCGCCCTCGCCGAGCGTGCCCTGATCCCGGTCCTGCCGGCGCGCG
The genomic region above belongs to Streptomyces coeruleorubidus and contains:
- a CDS encoding DUF397 domain-containing protein yields the protein MAETAEEIKARKERERDELYALDISGVEWHCAPGTEEHEERVEIAYLPEGAVAMRSSLDPDTVLRYTEAEWRAFVLGARDGEFDLEPGPHNGGLQAEAGQ
- a CDS encoding polyribonucleotide nucleotidyltransferase, with product MENETHYAEAVIDNGPFGTRTIRFETGRLAKQAAGSAVAYLDDDTMVLSATTASKNPKDQLDFFPLTVDVEERMYAAGKIPGSFFRREGRPSEDAILTCRLIDRPLRPSFKKGLRNEIQVVATIMALNPDHLYDVVAINAASASTQLAGLPFSGPIGGVRVALIRGQWVAFPTHTELEDAVFDMVVAGRVLEDGDVAIMMVEAEATEKTIKLVEGGAEAPTEEVVAAGLDAAKPFIKVLCKAQSDLASKAAKPTGEFPIFLDHQDDVLEALTAAVKPELAQALTIAGKQEREAELDRVKQLAAEKLLPEFEGREKEISAAYRSLTKTLVRERVIKEKKRIDGRGVTDIRTLAAEVEAIPRVHGSAVFERGETQILGVTTLNMLRMEQQLDTLSPVTRKRYMHNYNFPPYSTGETGRVGSPKRREIGHGALAERALIPVLPAREEFPYAIRQVSEALSSNGSTSMGSVCASTMSLLNAGVPLKAPVAGIAMGLISQEIEGETHYVTLTDILGAEDAFGDMDFKVAGTKDFVTALQLDTKLDGIPASVLAAALKQARDARLHILDVMMEAIDTPDEMSPNAPRIITVKIPVDKIGEVIGPKGKMINQIQEDTGAEITIEDDGTIYIGAADGPSAEAARATINGIANPTMPEVGERYLGTVVKTTTFGAFVSLLPGKDGLLHISQIRKLAGGKRVENVEDVLGVGAKVQVEIAEIDSRGKLSLIPVIEGEENDETKDDTDK
- the rpsO gene encoding 30S ribosomal protein S15 yields the protein MSLDAATKKQIMSEFGTKEGDTGSPEVQVALLSRRISDLTEHLKTHKHDHHSRRGLLILVGQRRRLLQYLAKKDIQRFRALVDRLGIRRGAAGAK